A window of Candidatus Methylomirabilota bacterium genomic DNA:
GCCCACGGCGAGTTCGTCGAGAAGCCGCACGACATCCGGCCCGCGCTGGAGCGGGCGTGGGCGTCGGGCAAGCCGGCCGTCGTCAACGTCATCACCGACGACAAGGCGCGCGCCCAGACCGTGCGCTTCTCCGCCTACACGACGTAGGAGCCGATAAGGAGCGTTCAGCATGAAGGCTTACTGGATCACGCCGGGCCCCGGCGGCACGAAGGTCGAGCTACGCGAGACGCCCACGCCCGAGCCCCGGGCCGGTGAGCTCCTGGTCCGCGTCCGGGCCACCTCGTTGAACCGCGGCGAGCTCCTGGGCGGCAAGGCCGGCGCTGCGGCCAAGCCCGGCGGCGGGGAGTGCGCCGGCGATGTGGTGAAGGTTGGCGACGGCGTCCGGGGCTTCTCCCCGGGCGACCGGGTAATGGGCCGCTGCAGCGGTGGCTTCGCCGAGTACGCGGTCGTCGATGCCCGGGAGGCGATGCGCGCGCCGGCCCCGCTCTCCTGGGAAGAGGCGGCGGCGACTCCGCTGGTCTTCGCCGTCGTCTACGACATGCTCGTCGCGCAGGGCCATCTGGCCTCCGGTCAGTGGCTGCTGGTGACCGGCGTCTCCTCGGGCGTCGGGGTCGCCGCGCTGCAGACGGGCAAGGCGCTGGGCGCCCGCGTGATCGGCACGTCGGGCTCGGCCGACAAGCTGGCCCGCCTCGAGAAGCTCGGCCTCGACGTGGGCATCCGCACCCGCGCCGGGGACTTCTTCGACGCCGTCATGAAGGCCACCGACGGCAAGGGCGTGAACCTCGTTGTCAACAACGTCGGCGGGTCCGTGTTCGCCGAGTCCATCCGGGTGCTCGCCTTCGAGGGCCGGCACGCCACCGTGGGCTACCTCGATGGCGTGTTGACAGGCACGCTGGACATAGAGGCCCTGCACAGCAAGCGGCTGACCCTGTTCGGCGTGAGCAACCGGCACCGCACCGCCGCCCAGCGCGCGGAGACGATCCGCGGCTTCACCCGAGATCTCCTGCCCTACTTCGAGGACGGCCGGATCCGCCCGCTGGTCGACAAGACGTTCGCCTTCCCCGAGCTGCCCGCCGCCGTCCAGTTCATGGAATCCGACAACCAGGTCGGCAAGATCGTCGTGCGGGGGAGCTAGCATGGACATCGCCATTCCGATCTTCGACGGTCTCACCGCCCTGGACGCCATCGGGCCCTACGAGGTGCTCTCCCGCCTGCCCGGCGCCCGCGCGCGGTTCGTGGCCATCAGCGCGGGGACGTACCGCACCGACAATCGACAGCTCGCGCTGGTGGCCGACGAGCCGCTGGCGGCGATCCCGCATCCTGAGATCGTCCTCGTGCCGGGCGGCTTCGGGACCCGCGCCCTCATGACCGAGCCGCGCTTGCTGGACTGGCTTCGCGCGGCCCACGAGACCAGTCAGTGGACGACGTCGGTGTGCACGGGTTCCCTGCTGCTGGCCGCCGCCGGCATCCTGCGAGGCCTGGAGGCCACCACGCACTGGCTGTCGCTGGAGCGGCTGGCGGAGTTCGGCGCGCGCCCGGTGTCGCGGCGGGTCGTGGAGCAGGGCAAGGTCATCACCGCGGCCGGCGTGTCCTCGGGAATCGACATGGCCCTCACGCTGGCCGCCCGGATCGCCGGGGACGAGGTGGCCCAGGCCATCCAGCTGGGCATCGAATACGATCCCCAGCCGCCGTTTTCCGCCGGCTCGCCGCGCACGGCGCCGCCCGAGGTGGTGGAGCGGGTGCGGCAGCGCATGCGGGCGCGGCTTCAAACGCAGGCCGCGGCGACGGCCGGTCGCCCGTGACCGGCGCGCCCCGGCGGCAAGGAAGGACGACGCGATGGCGAAGGCGCTCCAGGGAATCCGCGTTCTCGATCTGACCCAGTACGAGGCCGGCCCGAGCTGCACCCAGATGCTGGCCTGGCTCGGCGCCCAGGTCATCAAGATCGAGCCGCCTGCCGGCGAGCCGGGCCGCACCGCGCTGTCCGACAAGCGCGGCGAGGACGCCTGGTTCTTCCTGCTCCTGAACTCGGGCAAGAAGGGCGTGACGCTGAATCTGAAGGCGCCCCGCGGGCGCGCGATGTTCGAGGAGATGGTGAAGACGGCGGACGTCGTCGTGGAGAACATGGGGCCGGGGGCGATGGAGCGCCTGGGGCTCGGGTACGAGGCACTGCGGCGCCTCAACCCCCGCATCATCGCCGCCTCCGTGAAAGGCTTTGGCAGCACCGGTCCCTACGCCGAGTACAAGAGCTTCGAGTGGATCGCCCAGGCCATGGCCGGAGCCATGAGCATGACGGGGTGGCTCGACGGCCCGCCCACCAAGGCCATCGGCGGCCTGGCCGACACCGGCGCCGGGCTGCACACGGCGATCGGCATCCTGGCCGCGATCATCCAGCGCCAGGCGACGGGCGTGGGACAGCAGATCGAGGTGGCCCAGCAAGAGGCGGTGGTGAACCTGCTGCGCATCCACCTGCGCGACACCTACGCCAACGGCAAGCCCGTGCCCCGGCAGGGCAACCGCTCGGTGAACGCGGCGCCGTCGAACCTCTACCGGTGCCGGCCGGGGGGGCCGAACGACTACGTGTTCCTCCACGTCGCCACCGTGGACATGTGGAAGTCGTTGACGACGATCGTCGGGCGGCCGGAGCTCGGCGACGACCCCCGCTACGCCGACCGGCGGGACCGGGTGCAGTTCATCGACGAGATCGACGCCATGATCGAGGCGTGGACCGAGAAGCGCACCAAGCACGAGGTCATGGAGATC
This region includes:
- a CDS encoding DJ-1/PfpI family protein, which translates into the protein MDIAIPIFDGLTALDAIGPYEVLSRLPGARARFVAISAGTYRTDNRQLALVADEPLAAIPHPEIVLVPGGFGTRALMTEPRLLDWLRAAHETSQWTTSVCTGSLLLAAAGILRGLEATTHWLSLERLAEFGARPVSRRVVEQGKVITAAGVSSGIDMALTLAARIAGDEVAQAIQLGIEYDPQPPFSAGSPRTAPPEVVERVRQRMRARLQTQAAATAGRP
- a CDS encoding CoA transferase — encoded protein: MAKALQGIRVLDLTQYEAGPSCTQMLAWLGAQVIKIEPPAGEPGRTALSDKRGEDAWFFLLLNSGKKGVTLNLKAPRGRAMFEEMVKTADVVVENMGPGAMERLGLGYEALRRLNPRIIAASVKGFGSTGPYAEYKSFEWIAQAMAGAMSMTGWLDGPPTKAIGGLADTGAGLHTAIGILAAIIQRQATGVGQQIEVAQQEAVVNLLRIHLRDTYANGKPVPRQGNRSVNAAPSNLYRCRPGGPNDYVFLHVATVDMWKSLTTIVGRPELGDDPRYADRRDRVQFIDEIDAMIEAWTEKRTKHEVMEILAGAGIPCGAVLDSAEVLADPHLKARGMIVELEHPRRGPYPMPANPVRLSDSPTEMVRAPLLGEHNQEVYG
- a CDS encoding zinc-binding dehydrogenase; the encoded protein is MKAYWITPGPGGTKVELRETPTPEPRAGELLVRVRATSLNRGELLGGKAGAAAKPGGGECAGDVVKVGDGVRGFSPGDRVMGRCSGGFAEYAVVDAREAMRAPAPLSWEEAAATPLVFAVVYDMLVAQGHLASGQWLLVTGVSSGVGVAALQTGKALGARVIGTSGSADKLARLEKLGLDVGIRTRAGDFFDAVMKATDGKGVNLVVNNVGGSVFAESIRVLAFEGRHATVGYLDGVLTGTLDIEALHSKRLTLFGVSNRHRTAAQRAETIRGFTRDLLPYFEDGRIRPLVDKTFAFPELPAAVQFMESDNQVGKIVVRGS